ACTGGAAAAAACCAGCATGGGAAGATATGTTGCTCTTGAAAAAAATGCTCGAAGATTTGAAAAAAAACTGATGATATAATTGCCTTTTAACTCCACTTCAGGTGTCCATGGAAACACAAAAACAGCAGGAAACGTTTACATCACGTTGGGGACTTCTACTGGCAGCGCTCGGCATGGCCGTCGGCACCGGCAATATCTGGCGATTCCCGCGCATTGCGGCACAGAACGGCGGTGGTGAATTTCTGATTGCCTGGGTTATTTTCTTATTCACTTGGTCGGTTCCGCTCTTGATTGCAGAATTTGCCATCGGCAAGCATACACGCAAAGGAACCATCGGTGCTTTTGGAAAATTAATTGGTGAAAAGTATGGATGGATGGGAGGATTTGTTGGTTTTTGTACATTTGCAATCATGTTTTATTATTCTGTAGTCACCGGGTGGTGCCTGAAATATTTGTCAGTTGCCGTGACGAGCGGTTTTACCGCGATGACGCCGGAAATATCCAAACAGACATTTGCAGTTTTTATCGACTCGTATCAGCCGATCATTTTTCATGTGATCACCATGGGGCTTGCTGCCTGGATCATTTATCGAGGAATAGCATCAGGATTGGAAAGAGCCAATAAAGTTTTATTGCCAGGAATTTTCATTGTATTGATCATTTCGGCCGTTTGGTCGTTGACTGAGCCGAATGCACGCGGCGGGCTTGAATTTTTCTTTCATCCGGATTTTGAAGCGCTGGCCGATTATAAAATCTGGCTTGAAGCTTTGACGCAATCAGCATGGTCGACAGGCGCCGGATGGGGATTAATTCTGACGTATGCCGTATACATGAAACAGAAAGAAGATGTTGGATTAAACTCTTTCGTCGTAGGATTTGGAGACAACTCAGCATCTCTTTTGGCCGGTATCGTGATCTTCTCTACTGTATTCTCTCTTGTGCCCGGCGATGCGGCCATCTTATTACAATCATCTGGTCGGGCAAGCACAGGCCTTACGTTTGAATGGCTGCCGGCGTTGTTTAGCGAAATGCCAGGTGGATTTATTTTTGCTATTATGTTCTTTCTTGCGCTGTTTATGGCCGCATTCAGTTCGTTGATTTCTATGGTCGAATTGGCTGTACGTAATTTCATGGATGCCGGGATGGGAAGATCACGGGCGATTATTTACGTCGGCATCGCCGGAGTTATTTTTGGGATTCCATCGGCACTGTCGTCTGATTTTTTTGAAAATCAGGATTGGGTGTGGGGCATTGGTCTGATGGTCAGCGGTATGCTCGTTGCCTTTGCTGTCATTCGATACGGAGTCGATAAATTCAGGACAGAGCTAATCAATGGTGAAGGAGCTGATTTCAAAATCGGTAAGTGGTACAACGTCGTAATATTGGTGCTCATTCCATTACAATTTATTGCCATGATCAGCTGGTGGTTCTACAAAGCCATCAGCGATTTTGCTAAAGACGATTGGTGGGATCCCACCAATATCTACAGCGTCGGAACATGCGTGGTACAATGGTTGTTGGTGATTGTATTGTTCATGATTTTTAATAAAAAAATAATGGGGCGTATTCTCCGTCAATAAACCAAGGATACGAAAATGTCCTTTGAATCTATTCTTGTCATGATCTTAATTCTTGGCCTCAATTGGGGTGGCTTTGCGTTGTGCCTCGCTTTTGCTTTACGAAAAGAGAAAACGAAAAATGGCGCGTGACGACAAAAGCCTGACGTACACAAAAGCGTTACAGGAAATAAAAAAACAACCGCTCGGATCGGCTTATTTTTTTTACGGTGATGAAGTTTTTTTGGCCGATAATTTAAGCGATGCCATTGTTCGGAAAATTTTTCAATCGGATAAAGACGATTTCAATGTGCATCTTTTTTACGGAAAAGAATCACGTTCAGAGGATATTCTGAATAACGCCATGAGTTTTCCCATGCTCGCTGACCGCAAAGTTGTTATCCTCAAAGATGCCGAGCAATTGGAAAAAAACGGCCGCGATACGCTGGCCAAATATTTTGAAAACCCACTCGACACGACTGTTTTTATCGTTATTTCATCCAAGCCCGATTTCCGCCAAAATTTGTTTAAGAAACTGAAAGATTCGGCCGTTTGCGTCGAATTAAAGAAGCTAAGGGATAATGAAGTTCTGGCATGGATTGAATCGTTCGCCGAATCGAAAGGCAAAACGATCAATGCCCGTGCGGCGATGTTGCTGGCATCTAAGGTTGACGTGTCGTTGCGTGAACTTTCAACTGAAATGGAAAAGCTGGCAACCTATGTCGGGACGCGCGCGGAGATCAACGATGAAGATGTCGAAACCGTCATTGGCGTATCGCGGCAATTCAACGTATTCGAATTGTGTGCAGCGGTCGGTCAAAAAAATTTTATGAAAGCATCCGGCATCATGACAAACATGATTCGGCATGGCGAGCAGCCTGTTGGAATGATCGCGATGATGTACCGGCAGTTTATGATTTTGTGGAATATTTGCGAAATGTGTGAAAACGGGCGTTCAATACCTGAAATCGAAAAAACACTGATGAACCAATTCAGAATTTATCCGAATTTTTTCCAGAACGACTACTGGCCTCAGGCACAAAAATTTTCAGTAGCTGAAATTCACAAATGCATGGGGTTTTTACTTGAAGCCGACTCAGACATCAAATCGAGTTCGATCAAGGATGATATGATCATGCATCAACTGTTATTTAAATTGACTCAGACGGCTATGATATGAATGAACGTAAACCTGCGGACAAGGTCGATATAAAAGATCTTATCCGCACTCCTCATCTCGTGCGGCAAGCGATGGTTTCGTATCAGGAACTGTCGGATGAAGATGTCATACGCCTTTTTCAGCAGGGCGACATGGCCGCGTTTGACGTGATTGTGGGCCGTTATAAAGAACAACTTTTGAATTACGTTTTTCAATTTGTCGGCGAGCGCAGCGATGCTGAAGATATTGTCCAGGACACGTTCGTAAAAGTTTTTAAAAGCAAGCAGGCTTACAAACAGATTGCCAAGTTTTCGACGTGGATTTATACCGTCGCGGGGAATTTTGCCAAAAGCGAATTGCGAAAAAGAAAACGACAGCGGCAACAATCAATTTCCAGCCTGGCTACCGGCGAAAAAGAATTCGAAGTAGTCGAGACGCGTTTGAATTCGGATGATATCACCGACTCATCTGTGAAAAAGGATCTGATTCGTCAGGCCATCAAAGAATTGTCGCCCAGATACCGTGAGGTCATCAAACTGCGCGAGATCGAACATTTGTCGTACGAAGAAATAGCTCAACGTACCAAGCTTTCTCTTGGAACGGTCAAATCTCGCGTCAATCGGGCTCGTACTCAATTGCAACATAAGCTGGGTTTTTTACGTGAAAAATAAATCAAAAAAGATGTCACACGTTGATGCGCATGGACGAGCCAAGATGGTCGACGTTACAAAAAAATCGGATACTTTTCGTAGAGCGACCGCTTCAGGTGTAGTGCGTTTGTCCGGCGAAGCTTTCCGTCAATTGAAAAAGAATCAAATAGCCAAAGGTGATGTACTCACTATCGCCAAAGCAGCCGGTATTATGGCGGCCAAAAAAACATCGGCGCTCATTCCGTTGTGTCACCCGATTCCGCTCACGCATGTCGATGTTGATTTTGAGTTAATCACTAAATCCAGATCCGTCAGGCTCACGGCAAATGTTACGACCACTCACAAAACAGGTGTGGAAATGGAAGCGCTTACGGCTGTATCCGTCTCCGCGTTAACCATTTACGACATGTGCAAAGCGGTGGATAAAGGCATTGAGATCGATGCAATTGTTTTAGTCCGAAAAGAAGGCGGTCAAAGCGGCGTCTATCAAAGAAAAAAAATGAAAAAGAATAAATGAAAGGAAGAATTTTTTTGATTTTTTTCCGAAAGTTTGTTTGTGTTGTTGTATTCGTAAGTTCCCCGGTTTTCAGCCAACAATGGGTGGGGGAAAGCAATGATTATAAACTCACGTATCTTTCCATTTCAGCCGTTTCAATTTCACTTTCCATTCCGGAAATCGTGCAGGTTGATAATAAAAAAGCCTACCGAATCGTAGCAGTCTCAAAAACTACAAGTTTTTTCTCTCAGTTTTATTCCCTGGAAAACAGATACGAAACACTGGTAGATTTTGAAACAGGCTTGCCGATACAGTATCATAAATATATTACGCAAAAAACTATCAAACAGGAATTGATAACGCAATACGATCACATTAAAAATATCGCTCATTACGAAGGCGGGAAATTTCAGGAAGCGTTTGACATTCCCGTGCAGGAAAATACACATAATTTTTTCTCAATGATCTATTCATTCCGAAGAGAATCGCTTCAAGTAGGCCAGATTTACAGGATGAACCTTGACGTTGAAACGGAGCCGTGGAAAGTAGAAGCTAAAGTTGTACAAAAGGAAAAAATAGAAGCGGTCGATCAGGAGTGGGATGCATTCAGGGTGGAATTTAAATTTATTCCTACTCAGGAAGAGGTTAAACGTAAAAAAACCGATATCCTGACGCGCAGATTGGCAACAAGTAAAACGCGGCTTATTTTCTGGATTGCCGAGGCAGCGCCGCATCCGTTCTTGAAGATTGAATTCGAAATGTCACCTTTCAGTGCGTATACAAAACTCGTTGAAATGAAGCAGTGACTTATTCCGTACGAAAAATACGTTCCATATATTTAACGTAAGCTTTTTCATTGACGGGACAGATTTCAGGAATGACCGAAATAGCAATATCGTAGTTGAAGTAGGCTTTTGACGCCGAGAGTTTCAAAAAATCTTCTTTGAATTGCCAATCTTTGTGAATGGCCGGGTTGATCTCTTTCGGAAGTTTGTGCAGCACGCGTTCGATCGCTGTGTGACCATAACATGGACATGATTTATAATCTTCGTTGGTTTTTTCAAGAAAGGCGGCCATAGCAGGTTTATCGATGACATATGCACCCTGTTTTCTTTTGCCGAAACCATACCAAACGCGAGACGATAATTGATAATGTGCGTATAAAGGATCTCGCCAGCGTAAGTAAATGTTACGTTCGTAGCAGCCGATAAAATCCGGAAATTTATGCAGCTTGCTGGTTCCGCAAAAATCGTATTCACTTAGTGTTTTACGATGTCCCCAATAGGTTTTGTAACACGTGTACCAGATTTCAAAATCTTCCTTCCGTATCGCATCGCCTTTGTAATACATTTTTGTACTTTTCCAAAGGCCAACGATTGCAAACAATCGATCGAATTTAGGAAAGTCGGATTTGAAATGAATTGTTCGATATAAACTCACACCACGCTCGTCGACCAATTCAACAAAATGTTTGTTTTGACGCGCAAGCTCTAAGGCGTTTTCAAATTTCGGCGAATTGCTGAGTTCGAATTCTAATGCCAGATACCAGCCGCGATCAATCCATTTAATAGTTTCAAGAGCTTCGATGGTACTCAAAAATTTTTTGGTTAAGTAACAAAACAGAAAAGCTGTTCAAGAAACCAATATGTGTTCAAGTTCTAGAGTTGAAAAACAATAGAATTGCATAGCAGTTTCTTAAACAGCTTTATTTTAAACTAAATTATTTTTTCTGATCGCCAATGGGCAATTGCAATTGTAATCCGACAAACGGAGTGATATAGCGTTTCGCTTTGAATCCGTTATCCGTTTTCACGAAAGTCCATTTGTAATCAAATCCCGTTAACAAATAGGGGTAAAGTTTATAAGCGATGATCATGTGTGCAATGGAATTCTGATTAAATTTGAACGCATCGCCTAATTTATCGAGATAACCTTTATCGTAGCTGCCGTAAATCACAGTTTGTGGGATCAGATCGGGCGCAGACAAACCTAAATGTATAAACGCACCGTCGGTTTTTTTCAATTTGTCCGGTATTGAAATGCCTCCGAGAACCTGAACTTTATTGATCAGATTAGCGAAAATTTCTCCGTAAGTTCCCTGCACACCTTGAGCTGAAATCAAATTGATGGCTTTGCGATCTTTATTGATTTCATAGACGGCGTCAAAATATTGCGGTACGAAGTTGTCGCTGTAAAAACGGCGTTCCAGCTTCATACCCATATTGAATACATCGGCAACGAAATTAAATCGGAAGTTTGTTCCAATCGCCAATCCTTGCCCGGCGCCATATTTTGAATCCGAAGCAATTGCATTGCCTTCCTCGTCCAAAACCACTCCATTGCGCAAATCATCTTTGAGGTCGGAATTTTTTATGATACGGGCGTATTCGATGTACGGTGTGATTTGTACCATTTTATTTTCAAGCACGGTCATGCCGATGTCAGCGCCCATTTCCGTGACGCCGTACTGAATATTTTTGTCGCCGTCGGTGATGTACGTAATACCGACTTCCGTTGTCTTGATGATCGGGATATCGGATGTCTTCAAAGGACGTGCATACGGGCGAACGCCAAAAATATTGAATCCATTAAAATCACTGTAAACGCCTTCGACGCCGAAACGCAGGTCGTAATTCAAATCGTAATTCACGCCGACCTTACGTTTTTCAAAACTGACAGCGTTGGTATAGTTATACATCGTAAGGCCGTAACCAAGATACGATCCTGAAATGTCGCCGACGCGTACGTAGACGGGATCTTTATGCTTCACACCATATCGCAAGTAGCGAATGATACGCAAAGGCCCGACACCGCCTTTGTATTCATCCGTACGCAATTTGCCGTCCGATGTATTGAAAAGAAGGGGAATATCAAAACCGGCGCCGAATTTACCAAATGCAAGTTCCGGTTGCAGGCGCATGCTGATGAAATTTTGATCACCGATTCTGGTAAAGCCGATCGGTGCGGTAAATTGGCTGTACCCTGATCCGTCGGATGGCCCTTGAAAAGTAAAACCGCTGTTTTCCTGAGAATCCGAACCGCCTTCTTCTTGTGCCACTACTGGAAGTGACCAACTTAATACAAGAAAAAAAAGTCCGAATGCTATCTTCCCGCTTTGAAAAAAGCGCATACAAATCTCCCGGTTAAAGTTAACTGAAAAATTCAACGTTGGATGCAAATTTCGGGTTAAAAGGTAAATTGAACGTGCTATAAAAGCAACTGGTTTTTAATACTTTAAAACGTATTTCAAGCGAATTTTTTCAAAATGAATGCGTTAAATAATATACGAAACCACTAACAAAGTTTCATGTTTACAAGGTTAAATTGCTTGACTATCGTAATTGCTTTGTCTATATTTTTTTGTATCTTAACGGTGTAGTGTCATTACTCTTTCGACGGGCTTACACTGTGTTTTTACAGCAGAATGGAGTAGTATGAAAAATAACTTTTCCAGCCGGGTTCAACTGGTCGTCAAATTATCGCAAGAGGAAGCGATCCGTCTCGGGCATGATTATATCGGAACAGAGCACTTGTTGCTTGGACTGATTCGCGAAGGCGAAGGCGTGGCCGTTAAAGTGCTGAAGAATCTGGGTATTGATCTTGAAAAATTAAAACGCACGATTGAAGATATGGTCAAGCCGGTTACTGAAAATACGATCATCGGCAATCCTCCTTTGACCAAACGCGCTGAAAAAATCCTCAAATCGACTTATCTTGAAGCTAAAAATTATAAATCCGATGTGATTGGTACAGAGCATTTGTTGTTATCCCTTGTGAAGGAAAAAGATTGCCTAGCCGCGCAAGTCTTGGCGATGTTTAACGTTGAATACGAAACCATCAAGAGGGAGTTGACGAACATTATGAGCGGTACATTTACCCCCAACAGTCCTACCAATAAGAAAACCGAACCCCGCAAAAGTAAAACACCGGCACTGGATCATTTTGGACGCGATCTGACGCAGTATGCCGAAGAAGGTAAACTCGATCCGATCATCGGGCGCGAAGAAGAAATCGAACGCGTAGCGCAGATTCTTTCTCGGCGCAAAAAAAATAATCCCGTATTGATCGGTGAGCCCGGCGTGGGTAAAACGGCGATTGCGGAAGGACTGGCCCTGCGTATTATTCAGAAGAAGGTTCCACGGGTATTGCACACTAAACGTGTCGTGACGTTAGACGTCGGCGCATTGGTGGCTGGTACGAAATACCGCGGGCAATTCGAAGAACGCGTCAAAGCGATCATGAGTGAATTGGAAAAAACCGACGATGTGATTTTGTTTATTGACGAATTGCATACGATCGTCGGCGCCGGCGGCGCCAGCGGTTCGCTTGATGCTTCAAATATGTTCAAACCGGCTCTTTCACGCGGTGAACTGCAATGTATCGGGGCGA
Above is a window of bacterium DNA encoding:
- a CDS encoding DUF3108 domain-containing protein, whose amino-acid sequence is MIFFRKFVCVVVFVSSPVFSQQWVGESNDYKLTYLSISAVSISLSIPEIVQVDNKKAYRIVAVSKTTSFFSQFYSLENRYETLVDFETGLPIQYHKYITQKTIKQELITQYDHIKNIAHYEGGKFQEAFDIPVQENTHNFFSMIYSFRRESLQVGQIYRMNLDVETEPWKVEAKVVQKEKIEAVDQEWDAFRVEFKFIPTQEEVKRKKTDILTRRLATSKTRLIFWIAEAAPHPFLKIEFEMSPFSAYTKLVEMKQ
- the holA gene encoding DNA polymerase III subunit delta; the protein is MARDDKSLTYTKALQEIKKQPLGSAYFFYGDEVFLADNLSDAIVRKIFQSDKDDFNVHLFYGKESRSEDILNNAMSFPMLADRKVVILKDAEQLEKNGRDTLAKYFENPLDTTVFIVISSKPDFRQNLFKKLKDSAVCVELKKLRDNEVLAWIESFAESKGKTINARAAMLLASKVDVSLRELSTEMEKLATYVGTRAEINDEDVETVIGVSRQFNVFELCAAVGQKNFMKASGIMTNMIRHGEQPVGMIAMMYRQFMILWNICEMCENGRSIPEIEKTLMNQFRIYPNFFQNDYWPQAQKFSVAEIHKCMGFLLEADSDIKSSSIKDDMIMHQLLFKLTQTAMI
- a CDS encoding MetS family NSS transporter small subunit, which gives rise to MSFESILVMILILGLNWGGFALCLAFALRKEKTKNGA
- a CDS encoding sodium-dependent transporter, producing the protein METQKQQETFTSRWGLLLAALGMAVGTGNIWRFPRIAAQNGGGEFLIAWVIFLFTWSVPLLIAEFAIGKHTRKGTIGAFGKLIGEKYGWMGGFVGFCTFAIMFYYSVVTGWCLKYLSVAVTSGFTAMTPEISKQTFAVFIDSYQPIIFHVITMGLAAWIIYRGIASGLERANKVLLPGIFIVLIISAVWSLTEPNARGGLEFFFHPDFEALADYKIWLEALTQSAWSTGAGWGLILTYAVYMKQKEDVGLNSFVVGFGDNSASLLAGIVIFSTVFSLVPGDAAILLQSSGRASTGLTFEWLPALFSEMPGGFIFAIMFFLALFMAAFSSLISMVELAVRNFMDAGMGRSRAIIYVGIAGVIFGIPSALSSDFFENQDWVWGIGLMVSGMLVAFAVIRYGVDKFRTELINGEGADFKIGKWYNVVILVLIPLQFIAMISWWFYKAISDFAKDDWWDPTNIYSVGTCVVQWLLVIVLFMIFNKKIMGRILRQ
- a CDS encoding sigma-70 family RNA polymerase sigma factor; its protein translation is MVSYQELSDEDVIRLFQQGDMAAFDVIVGRYKEQLLNYVFQFVGERSDAEDIVQDTFVKVFKSKQAYKQIAKFSTWIYTVAGNFAKSELRKRKRQRQQSISSLATGEKEFEVVETRLNSDDITDSSVKKDLIRQAIKELSPRYREVIKLREIEHLSYEEIAQRTKLSLGTVKSRVNRARTQLQHKLGFLREK
- the moaC gene encoding cyclic pyranopterin monophosphate synthase MoaC — encoded protein: MSHVDAHGRAKMVDVTKKSDTFRRATASGVVRLSGEAFRQLKKNQIAKGDVLTIAKAAGIMAAKKTSALIPLCHPIPLTHVDVDFELITKSRSVRLTANVTTTHKTGVEMEALTAVSVSALTIYDMCKAVDKGIEIDAIVLVRKEGGQSGVYQRKKMKKNK